The nucleotide sequence agtgtacgggcgctctccagtgtgcaTCCTCATGTGCTGTGTGAGATTTTGTATATGTATGAAACcatttccacactgaggacaagtgtacgggcgctctccagtgtgaatcctcatgtgcaGTTTATGAGTTTTCTTCTCCCTGAAACTCTTTCCGCACAGACTGCACATATAcggacgctctccagtgtgaattctcatgtgcgcTTCAAAACTTTCTTTGTATATGAATCTTtttccacactgaagacaaGTGTATGGACGCTCGTCTGTGTGAATTCTCATATGCAGTTTATGATAAGACTTCTCTATGAAACTCTTTCCGCACTCACTGCACGTGTACGAGCGccctccagtgtgaattctcatgtgcactTTAAAATTTCCTAtctgtgtgaaactctttccacactcagCACATGTGtacgggcgctctccagtgtgaattctcatgtgataATCCAGATCGCATTTCTGTCCGAAacactttccacactgaacacaagtGTATGGGCTTTGTCCTGTGTGAATTATCATGTGGGCTGTAAGACCATTTTTGCTCTtgtaactctttccacactgagcaCATGTGTGTGGACACTCTTTAGTGTGAATTGCaagtgtttctttgtttggGAAGCATTTTTCACATCGAGGACAGATGACAGACTTTTCTCTGTTATGGATTCTCATGTGAGTTGTGAGGTGTCCTTGCTATCAAATCTTTTCCCACAATGAGAGCAAGTAAAACCTTTGTCTTCTTGTATTTTTTGCTTCCGTAATGATCCTGATGTTTCTTCCAGTTCCATTAGGTCTAAaatgaaattaacatttttttgcgACTGGTTAGATTTTTCCTGTGATTCTCATGTTAAGAGCATACAATCTTTATAAAACTGTAGTGATATTACTTTGATGTTTCTTACAAATCATTCATGAAGATTAGAGTACAAACACCAACCTCTGTGATCTTCAGTATCTTCATTTATCATTCCAGAAGTGTCTGTATCAGTCATGTTGAAGTAGCTCCTTCACTTGTAGAATAACAGGAATTATTTCTGTATTCCAATCTCTGTGTGGTTTGGAGAAACAGATCTGTCGAATTCAGacaacaaattaatatttatttgtagtaatataaatgataaatatattcAAGAGTACATAATACAAGATCATGCAAATTACCTTTTATGCCCTGTGTAATGCTgcagtgtgtgaatgtaagcagtctgccaagttgttaagctgaaggtgaatgaataacaaagttatggGCTTGGAAAAAAAGGAGACGACTCTGAACCACGCAAATGAGTCGTGCTCTTGTTCAACTCGCAAACTGTCAAGGCTTTACATCACTATGGATCCCACCGATGTTTAGCTTGGACTGCCCGAAAAAACACTCTTCTCCAACAAACTCTGTATCTTGTGAGTCGTATTCACgatagaccaatcacagcataCTAGACTATCTGATCAATCAGAtcagatttattattatttaatataacaataaactatatttatgatttattatattataattaattacttttttctttaaacacatataaagatatttggaagaatgtcagcaattttcagCGCCATTGGCTACTATAGGCTCAACTATAGCGTTtaacagaacataaaaaatatacatatacagtaatattttcttctattgtagtcaatggtgccccagaactgaaaCTTATTAACATTActtcaaatatcttattttgtgttcagcaaagcAAAGTAATTGATATAGATATGGAACcagtaaataagtaaatgatgacagaatgtttagtTTTGAGTGAACTACCCCTTAAAGAGTCCAATCTCTTTCTTTACAACCCCATACTTGCCCAACTAAGTTAATCTTCAAAAGTTCAATCATATCTACATGACACTATGAAGGGTTTAAGCTTggaatcaaataataataatttataaagttTATTGAAATCTATAGAGGTAAtgggttttgttgtttgtgtagttaaagtgtataacattttatttctaaacgCCCCATTGCAGAAGTAAGTGAGACAGAAACATTCAGAGCACATCATATCACATTTataacatacatacagtgaacaaacctgtttaaaagaaGGTCTTGTTATCCATCAGGTCTCACAGTCTCGTTGTCCGTGTCTAGTGTTGTGTTTGTCCTGATGATTTAAATCAGTTCGTcttctcttttaaacacaaacagacagacacctCTGTTTATATATTCACTAACTGGATCGGGACTAACAATCTTATTGGT is from Triplophysa dalaica isolate WHDGS20190420 chromosome 3, ASM1584641v1, whole genome shotgun sequence and encodes:
- the LOC130416563 gene encoding gastrula zinc finger protein XlCGF8.2DB-like, whose translation is MRIHNREKSVICPRCEKCFPNKETLAIHTKECPHTCAQCGKSYKSKNGLTAHMIIHTGQSPYTCVQCGKCFGQKCDLDYHMRIHTGERPYTCAECGKSFTQIGNFKVHMRIHTGGRSYTCSECGKSFIEKSYHKLHMRIHTDERPYTCLQCGKRFIYKESFEAHMRIHTGERPYMCSLCGKSFREKKTHKLHMRIHTGERPYTCPQCGNGFIHIQNLTQHMRMHTGERPYTCPQCGKSYTSKYGLKAHMVIHTGQSPYTCLLCGKGYGHKSSLDYHMRVHNGERPYICIDCGKSFTQKCTLKSHMTIHTEKIPHACVECGKQFKTEGSLKIHMRLHLEESPESNRADEKH